TTCGCATTATCAAACGGTGTAATTTCTTTATCCAAATACATACCCATTGCTTTGTTATGATTTTCCGAAATACCGTAATGGTCACCATACATAACAATAATTGAGTTATCGTAAAGACCTTTTTCTTTTAAGTCCTCAAATAATACTTTAATCGCTTCATCCATATAACGAACAGATTGGAAATACTTATTCAATGTTCTTGAATTAGAATCATATTGCGGGATTAGCATATCTTCTTCATCAAGATCAAAAGGATAATGGTTTGTTAGTGTAATTAATCTTGTATAAAACGGTTGAGGAATATCGAGCATTAAATCAGCTGATTGCTTAACGAAAGGAATATCTTTCATTCCCCAGTTAACTGCGTCTCCTTCGCCAATTTCATAGCTTGCTACGTCATAAAACTTTTCAATATTTAATGCGTCATACATAATGTCTCGGTTCCAGAAACTCTTATTGTTCGCATGCATAACACTTGTGTGATACCCATTTTCTCCCAACTTATTAGAAAGTGAGTCGTAAGTGTTTCCACTATGCGTAAAGAAGACGGCTGCACCATTTCTAGGGTAAAGTGAGTTCTCTAGAATAAATTCGGAATCCGATGTTTTTCCAAGACCAGTTTGGTGATAAAAATTAGAAAAGTAAAATGTGTCTGGATCATTCGTTAATTCATTTAAAAATGGTGTAATAACGTGCCCGTTCATTTCCTCATTTATAACAAATGATTGTAGTGACTCTAATGATACGGCAATAATATTACGGCCTTCAGCGATGCCTAACATCTCCGGATTCGGCTCAGCGTAATTTGCGTTAATATAGTTACCTACTTCAACCATTTCACTTCCATCCGCAAGTACACGTTGTGCATGTGATTTTGATTGCATCACAATATCATAAATATGGTAATTATACGTACCAATATTTTTCACAAGTAATTCTCTATCAAATGTTCTCGTTAATAGTTGTGGTCTCTGTGTTTCTGCAAGTCCTAAATTGAACATTGTCAGTGAAGCTGCCATGATAAAATAGAGTTTAGGTCCAACATTTTTGCCTGATACTCTATCTTCTGCTTGCGGAATATAGCGAATTGCTAAAGAAACAATCAATACATCCGTAAAGAAGAAGATGTCAAGTAGTGACATATTGGCAGTGATAGATGAAGACAAATCTCCAAAGTTACTTGTTTGAAATAATACTGGCAATGTAATAAAGTCATTGAAAAATCTATAAAATACAGCATTCGCAAACATAATAATCGAGGTAATTAAACTTACCGAAAATATAAATTTATTTCTTCTTTTTGGTGTTTTTATAAATAAAGCAATACCGTAAATAAATAATAAAAAGCTTAAAGGATTCATTAATAGAATGAATTCTTGCATCATATTATCAATCGTCATGCTGAAGCTCGTTTGATACCCAATGTATGTGGTAAGCCACGTAGCAACAATTGCTATGATGAGTACGGAGTGCTTCGGCCAACTAAATTTCTTCATTCCACTCTCTCTTCCTTTCAATTTAATCTCATAAAATAATATCCATTTTAGTGCAATCACATATATATAAGACGGACGAGTTCTCGTAAAGTTTCATATTCATATTAAATAATTCTATCTACCTATCAAAATTTCTTTCGTTCTTCTCTCAAAATTAGAATAGCTTTCAAATAATCTTCTTTCATAATGAGGCCATTTTCATAAAGCTCAGCTACTTCTTCCATAATGAGCTCAATATCATCTAACTTATTCCCAGTATAAATATAAATACCAAAACGCTTCAACAATTGAATAACACTTAAAAAGTCTTTCATGGTAATTTCCTATTCCTTTGACAGTCTATCATATTTCTCTCAGTAATGATCGTATTTACAGGGATATCATGATTTTCGGTTGGAACCACTTGGTTAGTTTGACAATTAAACGCAAGAGAAATTGTATCTCCTTTATAATCAGCCAAGTATCTGTCATAGTACCCGCCGCCAAATCCAATCCGGAATCCCTCATTGGAAAAAACAACTCCTGGTACGATTTGTAAATCAATCTCTTCCTTTCGAACAGAGTTGGTTTCATTCACAATGGGTTCTAATAAATCTATATACACTGTTTCTAATTGTTTAAACGAAGTAATGAGACGAAAATCCATTGCTCGCGTTTTTCGAATGCATTTTGGAACAGCAACGTTCTTGCCTGCTTCCCATGCTGCTTCAATAAACGGGCGCGTATCAACTTCAGGATATCGAGAAATTGTCACACCAATCGTTTTCGCATTTTTATATACATCTAGTTGCATGACATGTTGTATAATTCCCAGTGATAACTGGGCGTGTTCATCTACGTTCATTGTATTTAACTTCTGAAGCATTTGATGCCTACTGTTTTTCTTATCCAACTTTCATACCCCCAATTCAAAGGACAAAAGTGCAAGGCACCAATTTAGATGTGACATCCCTTTGGTGCCTGCAATTAGACGAAAAAACCAAAACCAATAAAGGTTTTGGCCTGAGCAATCATTTTGTTTCGCGGTGCAACGTTTGTTTTCTCTCACGTGAGCAGTATTTTTTCATTTCAAGACGTTCAGGATTGTTACGTCTGTTTTTCTTTGAAATATAATTGCGCTCACCGCATTCTGTGCAAGCAAGTGTAATATTTACGCGCATTTTTGTCCCTCCCACTCATCAGGCTGTAAAATTAATTATGAGCATGATTAATACGACTTTTTAATTATATCATGTATATACCCAATGTCCAGTAGAAAGTATGAAATATATTTATTTAAAACAATATGCTAAGATTAGATTAAAAGCTCTGGGTGTCGTCCAGCCCCGACAGGCATAAGTCGAGCAAACTACAAGGAAGGCATCCTGTAGGCCCGCGTTTGTGCCACATAGTTGGATTGCTTATGACCCGAGGGGCTGACGCACAGAGCTAGCCAGATTAAAAGCTTGCGATAGACACTAGTCCCTAAAACAATTAGAATAAATTTTATTATTAAATGAGGTGTGATGACATGGATCTACATTTACTTTTAATCGCATTTGGTATTATTATTGTAATTCTTTCTTTCTTTGTAGGACATTCAAATCGAATTGACTCGGATGAATTAGAAAAAATCTCAATTAGTTTACATCAAGAAACAAATGGTTTAAAAAAGAGATTAAAAGCACTAGAAGAAGAACTTATGATGAGTATGGAACCAATAGAGACGAGTCAACATAATACAAGAGCACAACCAGTTCATGAAATTATTGTCAATCAAATTCTCTCATTAAACTCTCAAGGCTTTTCAATTGAAGATATCGCCAAACGTTCCTCTTTAACGAGTGAGGAAGTTATCCGCGTATTACAATCGAGAGGTGTGAGGTAAATTGTTCTTGAAAGATATTCTACGTATTATTGGCGTTGCTTGTATTCTTTCAGGCACGTTTCTTTATTTTATAACAAATTCAACAGAGCAAGAATCTGAAATACTAGCT
This window of the Sporosarcina pasteurii genome carries:
- a CDS encoding LTA synthase family protein, translated to MKKFSWPKHSVLIIAIVATWLTTYIGYQTSFSMTIDNMMQEFILLMNPLSFLLFIYGIALFIKTPKRRNKFIFSVSLITSIIMFANAVFYRFFNDFITLPVLFQTSNFGDLSSSITANMSLLDIFFFTDVLIVSLAIRYIPQAEDRVSGKNVGPKLYFIMAASLTMFNLGLAETQRPQLLTRTFDRELLVKNIGTYNYHIYDIVMQSKSHAQRVLADGSEMVEVGNYINANYAEPNPEMLGIAEGRNIIAVSLESLQSFVINEEMNGHVITPFLNELTNDPDTFYFSNFYHQTGLGKTSDSEFILENSLYPRNGAAVFFTHSGNTYDSLSNKLGENGYHTSVMHANNKSFWNRDIMYDALNIEKFYDVASYEIGEGDAVNWGMKDIPFVKQSADLMLDIPQPFYTRLITLTNHYPFDLDEEDMLIPQYDSNSRTLNKYFQSVRYMDEAIKVLFEDLKEKGLYDNSIIVMYGDHYGISENHNKAMGMYLDKEITPFDNAKLQRVPLFIHIPGYGKGEKIDTVSGQLDIRPTLLHLMGIETKGDMQLGKDIFSPDYEPFVIFRDGRFVTENYIYTTDVCYDTNTGEPAEEQAECDQYLKRAMDELDYSDMIINGDLLRFMTEPENLENEMK
- a CDS encoding YqgQ family protein yields the protein MKDFLSVIQLLKRFGIYIYTGNKLDDIELIMEEVAELYENGLIMKEDYLKAILILREERKKF
- a CDS encoding 5-formyltetrahydrofolate cyclo-ligase; this translates as MDKKNSRHQMLQKLNTMNVDEHAQLSLGIIQHVMQLDVYKNAKTIGVTISRYPEVDTRPFIEAAWEAGKNVAVPKCIRKTRAMDFRLITSFKQLETVYIDLLEPIVNETNSVRKEEIDLQIVPGVVFSNEGFRIGFGGGYYDRYLADYKGDTISLAFNCQTNQVVPTENHDIPVNTIITERNMIDCQRNRKLP
- the rpmG gene encoding 50S ribosomal protein L33, whose amino-acid sequence is MRVNITLACTECGERNYISKKNRRNNPERLEMKKYCSRERKQTLHRETK